The Mesorhizobium sp. B1-1-8 genome contains a region encoding:
- a CDS encoding helix-turn-helix transcriptional regulator, with amino-acid sequence MTTTAKTLASGQGWQVSDVVCTAAAGDRPFEEEHCSFCVAAVTSGTFRYRTRQGTAVLAPGAILLGNPGACYECGHEHGAGDRCLSFHFAPAYMEHVVADVPGAKKLGFGAARLPPLPALAPLLAEAEAARETGDGDALEELGLRIAGAVVAAASGSTKADRAPSRRDQKRVAEAVRRIELDADQPLSLAELAGETATSPYHFLRTFKHVAGLTPYQFLLRTRLHRAAVRLRTSNEAISAIAFDAGFNDLSTFNRRFRREMGEPPGAYRARRSGMR; translated from the coding sequence ATGACGACGACCGCAAAAACCCTGGCCTCGGGGCAGGGCTGGCAAGTGTCCGACGTGGTGTGCACGGCCGCCGCCGGCGATCGGCCGTTCGAGGAAGAGCATTGCAGCTTCTGCGTCGCCGCCGTGACCAGCGGCACGTTCCGCTATCGCACGCGCCAGGGCACGGCGGTGCTGGCGCCGGGCGCGATTTTGCTCGGCAATCCCGGCGCCTGCTACGAATGCGGCCATGAGCACGGCGCCGGCGACCGCTGCCTCTCCTTCCATTTTGCCCCGGCCTACATGGAGCACGTCGTCGCCGACGTGCCGGGCGCCAAGAAGCTTGGCTTTGGGGCGGCTCGCCTGCCGCCTCTGCCGGCGCTGGCGCCGCTGTTGGCCGAGGCTGAAGCCGCGCGCGAGACAGGCGATGGCGATGCCCTCGAGGAACTCGGTCTGCGCATTGCCGGCGCGGTGGTTGCCGCTGCATCCGGCTCGACCAAAGCCGACCGGGCGCCCAGCCGCCGCGACCAGAAACGCGTCGCCGAGGCGGTGCGGCGCATCGAACTCGACGCCGATCAGCCGCTTTCGCTGGCCGAACTGGCCGGCGAGACCGCAACCAGCCCGTATCATTTCCTGCGCACATTCAAGCACGTCGCCGGGCTGACGCCCTACCAGTTCCTGCTCAGAACCAGGCTGCACCGGGCGGCGGTGCGGCTGCGCACGTCAAACGAGGCGATCTCGGCGATCGCCTTCGATGCCGGCTTCAACGATCTGTCGACCTTCAACCGCCGCTTCCGGCGCGAAATGGGAGAGCCGCCCGGCGCCTACCGCGCCAGGCGATCCGGCATGCGATAG
- a CDS encoding SDR family NAD(P)-dependent oxidoreductase, giving the protein MTTPKSALVTGANKGIGFETVRRLAAEGFKVWLGARDAERGMAAANALRAEGLDVEWLELDVASDDSVAAAANAVAARAPSLDVLVNNAGIAPGYVESFGPDGRYERPPSQENVADIQATYDVNVFGPIRVTKAFLPLLLAAPAARIVMVSSSTGSIGRALDPTTANAAVNLLGYGSSKTALNAVTVAFARELAPQGIKVNAAAPGYTATDLNGFKGHRTVQQAAEIIIRLATLDAAGPTAGYFNDDGPLPW; this is encoded by the coding sequence ATGACGACACCGAAGAGCGCGCTGGTGACCGGCGCCAACAAGGGAATAGGCTTTGAGACCGTGCGGCGGCTGGCGGCGGAGGGCTTCAAGGTCTGGCTTGGCGCCAGGGATGCCGAACGCGGCATGGCGGCCGCAAACGCGCTCCGCGCCGAAGGGTTGGACGTCGAATGGCTCGAACTCGACGTCGCCAGTGACGACAGCGTGGCGGCCGCCGCGAACGCCGTCGCCGCGCGCGCACCCAGCCTCGATGTGCTGGTCAACAATGCAGGCATTGCGCCCGGATATGTCGAGTCTTTCGGCCCGGACGGGCGCTACGAGCGGCCGCCGAGCCAGGAGAATGTTGCCGACATCCAGGCCACCTATGACGTCAACGTTTTCGGCCCGATCCGTGTCACCAAGGCGTTTCTGCCGTTGCTTCTTGCGGCACCTGCCGCCCGCATCGTCATGGTCAGCAGCTCCACCGGGTCCATCGGACGCGCGCTCGATCCCACCACCGCCAATGCCGCAGTCAACCTGCTGGGCTATGGCAGCTCCAAGACCGCCTTGAACGCCGTCACGGTGGCCTTTGCGAGGGAGCTCGCGCCGCAAGGCATCAAGGTCAACGCGGCAGCGCCCGGCTATACCGCGACCGATCTCAACGGCTTCAAGGGACACCGCACCGTGCAGCAGGCGGCCGAGATCATCATACGCCTGGCGACCCTTGACGCCGCCGGCCCGACCGCCGGCTATTTCAACGACGACGGCCCGCTTCCGTGGTGA
- a CDS encoding OsmC family protein → MKARVKWVEERTFVGESGSGHKLVLGTAHGPEGRTPGPSPMELVLIGTGGCTAYDVVHILEKGREAVEDCVVELDADRAETEPKVFTRIHMHFIVKGRALSRDKVKRAIDLSAEKYCSATAMMAKTATITHDFDIIDTAAK, encoded by the coding sequence ATGAAGGCACGTGTCAAATGGGTCGAGGAGCGCACCTTCGTCGGCGAGTCCGGCAGCGGCCACAAGCTCGTGCTGGGGACCGCGCATGGCCCCGAGGGCAGGACGCCCGGGCCAAGCCCCATGGAGCTGGTGCTGATCGGCACCGGCGGCTGCACGGCCTATGATGTCGTCCACATCCTGGAAAAGGGACGCGAGGCGGTCGAGGACTGCGTGGTCGAGCTCGACGCCGATCGCGCCGAGACCGAGCCGAAAGTCTTCACCCGCATCCACATGCATTTCATCGTCAAGGGCCGCGCGCTGTCGCGCGACAAGGTGAAACGCGCCATCGACCTGTCGGCCGAAAAATATTGCTCGGCCACCGCGATGATGGCCAAGACGGCGACGATCACGCATGACTTCGACATCATCGATACGGCGGCGAAGTAG
- the gyrA gene encoding DNA gyrase subunit A gives MTDQKTPRGADGGPTGIEPISIIEEMQRSYLDYAMSVIVSRALPDVRDGLKPVHRRILYAMQEGGYHWNRKHVKSSRIVGDVMGKYHPHGDASIYDALVRMAQDWSLRVPLIDGQGNFGSIDADPPAAMRYTESRLTKVAHELLEDIDKETVDFQDNYDGAEQEPKVLPARFPNLLVNGSGGIAVGMATNIPPHNLAEVCNGAIAIIDNPAIDLPSLMEIVPGPDFPTGGIVLGRSGIYSAYSTGRGSIVMRGRVNIEQRGNDRESIIITEIPYQVNKAAMIEKMAELVREKRIEGISDIRDESDRQGYRVVIELKREAVADVILNQLYRFTPLQTSFGANMVALNGGKPEMLTLIDMLKAFVGFREEVISRRTKYLLRKARDRAHVLVGLAIAVANIDEVIKLIRSAPDPQTAREQLMERRWPAHDVAPLIQLIDDPRHRINEDGTYNLSEEQARAILDLRLQRLTALGRDEIADELNKIGAEILDYLDILSSRARIQKIVKDELIAVRDEFGTPRRTELTEGGADMEDEDLIQREDMVVTVSHSGYIKRVPLSLYRAQRRGGKGRSGMSTKEEDFVTRLFVANTHTPVLFFSSRGIVYKEKVWRLPIGNPQSRGKALINMLPLEQGERITTIMPLPEDETSWGELDVMFATTRGTVRRNKLSDFVQVNRNGKIAMKLEEEGDEILGVETCTDNDDVLLTANSGQCIRFSVSDVRVFQSRNSVGVRGIAMADTDRVISMSVIEHVDASPAERAAYLRRAAAERRVVADAANGEEEEIALTNEEIGEEAELSDERYEFLKAHEQLVLTVTEYGYGKRSSSYDFRLTGRGGKGIRATDVSKVAEIGRLVATFPVGNDDQIMLVSDGGTVIRVPVEGIRFASRATKGVTIFNTAEGEKVVSVERISEPQADEDVEDLVSGEAGTDKTGKEGSE, from the coding sequence TTGACCGACCAGAAGACTCCGCGCGGCGCCGACGGCGGCCCGACCGGCATCGAGCCGATTTCGATCATCGAGGAGATGCAGCGCTCCTACCTCGATTACGCCATGAGCGTGATCGTCAGCCGCGCGCTGCCGGACGTGCGCGACGGCCTGAAGCCGGTGCACCGCCGCATTCTCTACGCCATGCAGGAAGGCGGTTACCACTGGAACCGCAAGCATGTGAAGTCGTCGCGCATCGTCGGCGATGTGATGGGTAAATACCATCCGCATGGCGATGCCTCGATCTATGACGCTTTGGTGCGCATGGCGCAGGACTGGTCGCTGCGCGTTCCGCTGATCGACGGGCAGGGCAATTTCGGCTCCATCGACGCCGACCCGCCGGCGGCCATGCGCTACACCGAGTCGCGCCTGACCAAGGTCGCGCACGAGCTTCTGGAGGATATCGACAAGGAAACGGTCGATTTTCAGGACAATTATGACGGCGCTGAACAAGAGCCAAAGGTACTGCCGGCGCGTTTCCCCAACCTTCTGGTCAACGGTTCGGGCGGCATCGCCGTCGGCATGGCCACCAACATCCCGCCGCACAACCTCGCCGAAGTCTGCAACGGCGCCATCGCCATCATCGACAATCCGGCCATCGACCTGCCGTCGCTGATGGAGATCGTGCCCGGTCCGGATTTCCCGACCGGCGGCATCGTGCTTGGCCGCTCCGGCATCTACAGCGCCTATTCGACGGGGCGCGGTTCCATCGTCATGCGCGGCCGCGTCAACATCGAGCAGCGCGGCAATGACCGCGAGTCGATCATCATCACCGAGATTCCCTATCAGGTGAACAAGGCGGCGATGATCGAGAAGATGGCCGAGCTGGTGCGCGAGAAGCGCATCGAAGGGATCTCCGACATTCGCGACGAAAGCGACCGGCAGGGCTACCGCGTCGTCATCGAATTGAAGCGCGAGGCCGTCGCCGACGTCATCCTCAACCAGCTTTATCGGTTCACGCCGCTGCAGACCTCGTTCGGCGCCAACATGGTGGCGCTGAACGGCGGCAAGCCGGAAATGCTGACGCTGATCGACATGCTGAAGGCTTTTGTCGGCTTCCGCGAGGAGGTGATCAGCCGGCGCACGAAATACCTGCTGCGCAAGGCGAGGGACCGGGCTCATGTCCTGGTGGGTCTGGCGATTGCCGTCGCCAATATCGACGAAGTTATCAAGCTGATCCGCTCCGCGCCCGATCCGCAGACGGCGCGCGAGCAGTTGATGGAGCGGCGCTGGCCGGCCCATGACGTCGCTCCGCTGATCCAACTGATCGACGATCCCCGCCATCGCATCAATGAGGACGGCACCTACAATCTCTCCGAGGAGCAGGCTCGCGCCATTCTCGACCTGCGCCTGCAGCGCCTGACGGCGCTCGGCCGCGACGAGATCGCCGACGAGTTGAACAAGATCGGCGCCGAAATCCTTGATTATCTGGATATTTTGTCTTCCCGCGCGCGCATCCAAAAGATCGTCAAGGATGAACTCATCGCCGTGCGCGACGAGTTCGGCACGCCGCGCCGCACCGAGCTTACCGAGGGCGGCGCCGACATGGAAGACGAGGACTTGATCCAGCGCGAGGACATGGTCGTGACGGTGAGCCATTCCGGCTACATCAAGCGCGTGCCGCTGTCGCTCTACCGGGCGCAGCGCCGCGGCGGCAAGGGCCGCTCCGGCATGTCGACGAAGGAAGAGGATTTCGTCACCCGGCTGTTCGTCGCCAACACGCACACACCGGTGCTGTTCTTCTCCTCGCGCGGCATCGTCTACAAGGAAAAGGTGTGGCGGCTTCCGATCGGCAATCCGCAATCGCGCGGCAAGGCGCTGATCAACATGCTGCCGCTGGAGCAGGGCGAGCGCATCACCACCATCATGCCGCTGCCGGAGGACGAGACCAGCTGGGGCGAACTCGACGTAATGTTCGCCACCACGCGCGGCACCGTGCGCCGCAATAAGCTGTCCGACTTCGTCCAGGTCAATCGCAACGGCAAGATCGCCATGAAACTGGAGGAGGAGGGCGACGAGATCCTCGGCGTCGAAACCTGTACCGACAATGACGATGTGCTTTTGACGGCGAATTCCGGCCAGTGCATCCGCTTCTCGGTCAGCGACGTGCGCGTCTTCCAGAGCCGCAACTCAGTCGGCGTGCGCGGCATCGCCATGGCCGATACCGACCGCGTCATCTCGATGTCGGTGATCGAGCATGTCGACGCTTCGCCGGCCGAGCGCGCCGCCTATCTCAGGCGCGCCGCCGCCGAGCGCCGGGTCGTCGCGGATGCGGCTAACGGCGAGGAGGAAGAGATCGCTCTGACCAATGAAGAGATCGGCGAGGAAGCCGAGCTTTCGGACGAGCGCTACGAGTTCCTCAAGGCGCATGAACAGCTGGTGCTGACGGTGACCGAATATGGCTACGGCAAGCGCTCGTCGTCCTACGACTTCCGCCTCACGGGGCGCGGCGGCAAGGGCATTCGCGCCACCGACGTCTCGAAGGTCGCCGAGATCGGCCGGCTGGTCGCGACCTTCCCGGTCGGCAATGACGATCAGATCATGCTGGTTTCGGATGGCGGCACCGTCATCCGCGTACCGGTCGAAGGCATCCGCTTCGCCAGCCGCGCCACCAAGGGCGTGACCATCTTCAATACGGCCGAAGGCGAGAAAGTGGTGTCGGTGGAGCGGATTTCGGAACCGCAGGCAGACGAGGACGTCGAAGATCTTGTGTCGGGCGAGGCGGGCACCGATAAGACGGGCAAAGAAGGTTCCGAATAG
- a CDS encoding MarC family protein, with amino-acid sequence MPSFDSLFNAFVTILVTIDPPGLAPLFLAVTRGMNREERQQVSVRASIIGFLVMALFAVAGASILSVFGITLPAFRVAGGFLLFFIAFEMVFERRQDRKEKIGDVAITKDMIHNIAAFPLAIPLIAGPGAISATVLLSGSFQGFGAQVALVGIIAICLVITFLVFVLSERIDRILGQTGRSILTRLLGVILAALAVQFVADGIKALMAA; translated from the coding sequence ATGCCGAGCTTCGACAGCCTGTTCAACGCCTTTGTCACCATTCTGGTGACCATAGATCCGCCAGGGCTGGCGCCGCTCTTCCTTGCCGTGACGCGCGGCATGAACCGCGAGGAGCGTCAACAGGTGTCGGTTCGCGCCTCGATCATCGGCTTCCTGGTGATGGCGCTGTTTGCCGTCGCCGGCGCCTCGATCCTGTCGGTGTTCGGCATCACGCTGCCGGCCTTCCGCGTCGCCGGCGGCTTCCTTTTGTTCTTCATCGCCTTCGAAATGGTGTTCGAGCGCCGGCAGGACCGCAAGGAAAAGATCGGCGACGTCGCCATCACCAAGGACATGATCCACAACATCGCCGCCTTCCCGCTGGCAATCCCGCTGATCGCCGGCCCCGGCGCCATTTCGGCGACGGTGCTGCTGTCCGGCTCCTTCCAGGGCTTTGGCGCGCAGGTCGCGCTGGTCGGCATCATCGCGATCTGCCTGGTGATCACCTTTCTGGTGTTCGTGCTGTCGGAGCGCATCGACCGCATCCTCGGCCAGACCGGCCGCTCGATCCTGACCAGGCTGCTCGGCGTCATCCTGGCTGCCCTTGCCGTGCAGTTCGTGGCTGATGGCATCAAGGCGCTGATGGCTGCCTGA
- a CDS encoding SRPBCC family protein produces the protein MTATEHPAATEAPLSFECELPDPPEKVWRALTEPELLAAWLMPNDIRPEIGSRFAFAGPDAPIECRVLDAEPGKLLRYSWRQQADRDDKQGLPAFDSVVTFTLAAAVSGGTHLRIVHGGFVAAAQPLVAVAGAGCGLSLDARKNPIAANAPCMMLRAA, from the coding sequence ATGACGGCAACCGAACATCCGGCAGCCACCGAGGCGCCGCTCAGCTTCGAATGCGAGCTTCCCGATCCGCCGGAAAAAGTCTGGCGGGCGCTGACCGAGCCGGAATTGCTGGCCGCCTGGCTGATGCCGAACGATATCAGGCCTGAGATCGGCAGCCGCTTCGCCTTTGCCGGGCCGGACGCGCCGATCGAATGCCGGGTGCTCGATGCCGAGCCCGGCAAGTTATTGCGCTATTCCTGGCGCCAGCAAGCGGACCGCGATGACAAGCAAGGACTGCCGGCCTTCGACAGCGTCGTCACTTTCACGCTCGCCGCCGCGGTGTCCGGCGGCACACATCTGCGCATCGTCCATGGCGGGTTCGTGGCGGCAGCACAGCCTCTCGTTGCCGTGGCTGGCGCCGGCTGCGGGCTTTCGCTCGACGCGCGCAAGAATCCCATCGCCGCCAACGCGCCCTGCATGATGCTGCGCGCGGCCTGA
- the coaD gene encoding pantetheine-phosphate adenylyltransferase, producing the protein MTERIALYAGSFDPLTNGHLDVLKASLAVADTVYAAIGIHPGKKPLFSFEERVKLIEAATRAEFGNDSARIKVVAFDGLVIDAARREGASIMIRGLRDGTDLDYEMQMAGMNETMAPELQTVFLPASPSVRTITATLVRQIASMGGDIRPFVPAAVAGALTAKFAR; encoded by the coding sequence ATGACCGAACGCATCGCCCTTTACGCCGGCTCCTTCGACCCGCTGACCAACGGCCATCTCGACGTGCTGAAGGCTTCGCTGGCCGTGGCCGACACGGTCTACGCGGCGATCGGTATCCATCCAGGCAAGAAGCCGCTGTTTTCCTTCGAGGAGCGCGTCAAGCTGATCGAGGCCGCGACCCGGGCCGAGTTCGGGAACGACAGCGCCCGCATCAAGGTTGTCGCCTTCGACGGGTTGGTCATCGATGCGGCCAGGAGAGAAGGCGCCTCGATCATGATCCGTGGCCTGCGCGACGGCACTGACCTCGATTACGAGATGCAGATGGCCGGTATGAACGAGACCATGGCGCCGGAACTGCAGACGGTTTTCCTGCCCGCCAGCCCTTCGGTCAGAACCATTACCGCCACACTTGTCCGCCAGATTGCGTCGATGGGCGGCGACATCCGCCCCTTCGTGCCGGCGGCGGTTGCCGGCGCGCTCACCGCCAAATTCGCTAGGTAA
- a CDS encoding peptidylprolyl isomerase, translating into MQLQKLASLLVVLAGLFAASLPAVAADKENTMIITLKDGDVTVALRPDLAPKHVAQIKKLVREGAYDNVAFHRVIDGFMAQTGDVKFGNMKKGFNPEAVGTGGSDLPDLPAEFSKTEQFTRGVLGMARSQDPNSANSQFFIMFAPAPNLDGQYTIVGKVVSGMELVDKIKKGDEADNGTVTDPDRMIKVRIAADSK; encoded by the coding sequence ATGCAGCTGCAGAAGCTCGCTTCGTTACTCGTCGTGCTTGCCGGCCTTTTCGCGGCATCTCTGCCGGCCGTCGCGGCCGACAAGGAAAACACCATGATCATCACGCTGAAGGACGGCGATGTGACCGTCGCGCTGCGTCCCGATCTGGCGCCCAAGCATGTCGCGCAGATCAAGAAGCTGGTGCGCGAAGGCGCCTATGATAACGTCGCCTTCCACCGCGTCATCGACGGTTTCATGGCGCAGACCGGCGACGTCAAGTTCGGCAATATGAAGAAGGGTTTTAACCCGGAAGCCGTCGGCACCGGCGGTTCAGATCTTCCCGACCTGCCGGCCGAATTCTCCAAGACCGAGCAATTCACCCGCGGCGTGCTCGGCATGGCGCGCTCGCAGGATCCGAATTCGGCGAATTCGCAGTTCTTCATCATGTTCGCGCCGGCGCCGAACCTCGACGGACAATACACCATTGTCGGCAAGGTGGTCAGCGGTATGGAACTGGTGGACAAGATCAAGAAGGGCGACGAGGCCGACAACGGCACCGTCACCGATCCAGACCGCATGATCAAGGTGCGCATCGCCGCCGACAGCAAATAA
- a CDS encoding PQQ-dependent sugar dehydrogenase, producing MDAFSPKSFSHKTGLLSAGIRFLAFASVATVASGLELGPAQAALLARVPAAREMAVCGDMLFVGTKGSSVYSLPVSGGRARVAASGFSAPNGVACSGSRLFVASRNSVTAFDIGPGGALSGRRDIRQGLANSGVHSLRYIGVGPDSRLYISLGSPCNICLPRGLQGTIVSMKQDGSDFRRVASGVRNSVGFDWHGGTMFFTDNGADRMGDDIPPDELNELRPGGFYGFPYFGGQIRLKGYEDARPPEQQIPPVFDFQAHVATLGIHFFRSLGGDALVAEHGSWNSSVPVGRQVVRVRFQGGRSVSATTFVKGVGRPVDVKEAPDGSVLVSDDAGGAIYVFKQ from the coding sequence ATGGACGCCTTTTCCCCTAAGAGCTTTTCTCACAAGACCGGATTGCTTTCCGCTGGAATTCGATTTCTCGCTTTCGCTTCGGTTGCTACGGTCGCCTCCGGCTTGGAACTCGGCCCGGCGCAGGCAGCGCTTCTTGCCCGCGTTCCAGCGGCGCGCGAGATGGCGGTCTGTGGCGACATGCTGTTCGTCGGCACCAAAGGCTCCTCGGTCTATTCCTTGCCGGTGTCGGGCGGCCGCGCCCGAGTGGCCGCTTCCGGATTCTCAGCGCCGAATGGTGTCGCATGCTCCGGCAGTCGTCTGTTCGTGGCCTCGAGGAATAGCGTGACCGCATTCGATATCGGGCCGGGGGGCGCCCTGAGCGGCAGGCGCGACATTCGGCAGGGCTTAGCGAATTCAGGGGTCCATAGTCTTCGCTATATCGGTGTCGGCCCGGATTCCCGGCTCTACATCTCGCTGGGGTCGCCGTGCAACATTTGCTTGCCGCGCGGACTGCAGGGCACCATCGTCAGCATGAAGCAAGACGGATCCGACTTTCGGCGCGTCGCCTCGGGCGTGCGCAATTCGGTCGGCTTCGACTGGCACGGCGGCACCATGTTCTTCACCGATAACGGCGCTGACCGGATGGGCGACGATATCCCGCCGGACGAGCTGAATGAGCTCCGGCCCGGCGGCTTCTACGGCTTTCCGTATTTCGGAGGCCAAATCCGGCTCAAAGGATACGAGGACGCGCGGCCGCCCGAGCAGCAGATTCCGCCCGTCTTCGACTTCCAGGCGCATGTCGCAACCCTGGGTATCCATTTCTTCCGCAGCCTCGGCGGCGACGCCCTGGTCGCCGAACATGGAAGTTGGAACAGCTCGGTTCCGGTCGGGCGTCAGGTCGTGCGCGTGCGCTTCCAGGGCGGCCGTTCTGTCTCTGCGACGACATTCGTCAAAGGCGTCGGCCGGCCCGTGGACGTCAAGGAAGCGCCGGACGGTTCAGTGCTCGTATCAGACGACGCCGGAGGCGCGATTTATGTCTTCAAGCAATGA
- a CDS encoding single-stranded DNA-binding protein yields MAGSVNKVILVGNLGADPEIRRLNSGDPVVNIRIATSESWRDKNSGERKEKTEWHNVVIFNDQLAKVAEQYLKKGMKVYVEGQLQTRKWQDQTGNDRYTTEVVLQKFRGELQMLDARGEGGGQVGTYAGGGNSSRGSDFGQSGPNESFSRGGGGPKGGGGGSRELDDEIPF; encoded by the coding sequence ATGGCGGGTAGCGTCAACAAGGTCATTCTGGTCGGCAATCTCGGCGCGGATCCTGAAATCCGCCGCCTGAATTCGGGTGATCCGGTCGTCAACATCCGCATCGCCACGTCGGAAAGCTGGCGCGACAAGAATTCCGGCGAGCGCAAGGAAAAGACCGAGTGGCACAACGTCGTCATCTTCAACGACCAGCTCGCCAAGGTCGCCGAGCAGTATCTGAAGAAAGGCATGAAGGTCTATGTCGAGGGCCAGCTGCAGACGCGCAAATGGCAGGACCAGACCGGCAATGACCGCTACACGACGGAAGTCGTGCTGCAAAAATTCCGCGGCGAATTGCAGATGCTCGACGCGCGCGGCGAGGGCGGCGGGCAGGTCGGCACCTATGCCGGCGGCGGCAACAGCAGCCGCGGCTCCGATTTCGGCCAGTCCGGCCCGAACGAAAGCTTCAGCCGTGGTGGCGGCGGTCCCAAGGGCGGCGGTGGTGGGTCGCGCGAGCTGGACGACGAGATCCCGTTCTAA
- a CDS encoding DUF2306 domain-containing protein has product MSFGPLLSAPPPIPWHAFAAFAALAVGGAQLALPKGNLRHRVMGYVWAALMLVIAISSFWIQQIRLVGPFSPIHLLSILVLVTVPLAVWYAHTHRVTAHRGAMIKLYVFALIGAGIFTLLPGRIMHTVVFGQ; this is encoded by the coding sequence ATGTCGTTCGGACCGCTGCTATCGGCGCCGCCTCCCATTCCGTGGCACGCCTTCGCGGCCTTCGCCGCACTGGCGGTGGGCGGCGCCCAACTGGCGCTGCCGAAAGGCAATTTGCGCCACCGTGTGATGGGCTATGTCTGGGCGGCGCTGATGCTGGTCATCGCCATCTCGAGCTTCTGGATCCAGCAGATCCGCCTGGTCGGGCCGTTCAGCCCTATCCACCTGCTTTCGATCCTGGTGCTGGTCACCGTGCCCCTGGCGGTGTGGTACGCGCATACGCACCGCGTCACCGCGCATCGCGGCGCCATGATCAAGCTCTATGTTTTCGCCTTGATCGGCGCCGGCATTTTTACCCTGCTGCCCGGCCGCATCATGCATACGGTCGTGTTCGGGCAATAA
- a CDS encoding AraC family transcriptional regulator, producing the protein MSEALQELIAIAGRHARGRRTKTAIPRVSIGRSEVPTPPLPELCLPTALFVLQGTKSVLIGDRALRYDAASYFVYAVEAPATSRLIEASAARPYLAIGFALNVEAVAALLVDHKPPAGDDFMTCPISDDLLDALRRTLRLLDRPEEIPVQPIDG; encoded by the coding sequence ATGAGTGAAGCACTGCAGGAACTGATCGCGATCGCCGGCCGCCATGCGCGTGGACGACGGACAAAGACAGCGATCCCGCGTGTCTCGATCGGCCGCAGCGAGGTCCCGACGCCGCCGCTGCCCGAGCTTTGCCTGCCGACGGCCCTGTTCGTGCTGCAGGGCACGAAATCGGTGCTGATCGGCGATCGAGCGCTTCGCTACGATGCCGCCAGCTATTTCGTCTATGCGGTGGAGGCGCCCGCCACCAGCCGGCTGATCGAGGCAAGTGCCGCGCGCCCCTATCTGGCCATCGGCTTTGCCCTCAATGTCGAAGCGGTCGCGGCGCTTCTCGTTGATCACAAGCCGCCAGCCGGCGACGACTTCATGACTTGCCCGATCTCCGATGACTTGCTCGACGCGTTGCGCCGGACGCTGCGGCTGCTTGACCGGCCTGAAGAGATCCCTGTCCAGCCGATAGATGGGTAA
- a CDS encoding ArsR/SmtB family transcription factor, producing MIEAEIFRALADPTRRAVYERLAASEMSVSELRAGMSVSQPAVSQHLAVLRGAGLVVERRAGRNAYYRADPQGLDPLLGWIERYRAFWPERIEKLKTVLKGMDQ from the coding sequence ATGATCGAAGCAGAGATCTTTCGCGCCCTGGCTGACCCGACGCGACGCGCCGTCTACGAGCGGCTGGCTGCCAGCGAGATGAGCGTGAGCGAGCTGCGGGCCGGCATGAGCGTGTCGCAGCCGGCGGTCTCGCAGCATCTCGCCGTGCTGCGCGGCGCCGGCCTGGTGGTCGAGCGGCGCGCCGGCCGCAACGCCTACTATCGCGCCGACCCGCAAGGGCTCGATCCGCTGCTTGGCTGGATCGAACGCTACCGCGCCTTCTGGCCGGAGCGCATCGAGAAGTTGAAGACGGTTCTGAAGGGAATGGATCAATGA
- a CDS encoding VOC family protein codes for MFDHVSIGVRDADASKRFYDAALQPLGYSCLSQSPGSLGYGNEAVALWVNQAGRPVPADTHSGLHFCFAAPTRAGVDAFHAGALREGGKDNGAPDLRAAYGDNYYAAFVIDPDGYRLEAYCSAAS; via the coding sequence ATGTTCGACCATGTCTCGATCGGCGTCCGCGACGCCGATGCTTCGAAGCGCTTCTACGACGCCGCGCTGCAACCGCTCGGCTACTCTTGCCTCAGCCAGTCGCCCGGTTCCCTCGGCTATGGCAATGAAGCAGTGGCGCTGTGGGTCAATCAGGCCGGCCGGCCGGTGCCTGCCGATACGCACTCAGGCCTGCACTTCTGCTTCGCGGCGCCGACGCGCGCCGGCGTCGATGCCTTCCACGCCGGCGCTCTGCGCGAAGGCGGCAAAGACAACGGCGCGCCCGACCTGCGCGCCGCCTATGGCGACAATTACTACGCCGCCTTCGTCATCGATCCGGACGGCTATCGCCTCGAAGCCTATTGCAGTGCCGCCAGCTGA